A region of Myxococcus stipitatus DSM 14675 DNA encodes the following proteins:
- a CDS encoding PQQ-dependent sugar dehydrogenase, whose translation MRQLLTLLLLLAAPVWAAVPSGFAETVYTSNDLIQATGMAWAPDGSGRLFVTIKSGDVRVVSMSNGLPRTTTPGGTTLVTSLFARELVVETNSECGVIGIAVDPNYTVNRYVYIFVTVSETEQQIVRYTDLDGVGTARTVIVSGLPTKGQNHDGGALGFGPDGKLYFAIGDLGNGTGVDADLTSLAAKVSRVNRDGSPVNDNPFNDGVGPNNERIWARGFRNPFTLTFQPSTGLLWLNVVGTNYEQTFVVKSAAHGGYNDYENNQPATNNYITPVIKYRTGGIDERTLTASGAVRSGGVTTFTTTGTHGFRKGEKLTLAGVTDTSFNGDFYVASTPSGTTFTVAQVGLADASSGGGSAKTQRLGGCMNGGVFYDATLFPPEYRGNYFFGDYVDATFMRATLAADNTMATVDSWGTSFTSYIDAAVGPDGALYTIGFQGRLRRIVPANPGQRLVVSGLYPRVVEGGQATFTVRLAQAPTSPMVVDVYRAPGGSSDLRISGRATFTFTPDDWSVPRVVTLEALEDADAVQDTATFTVSSSGLTSESVLATTIEDNSAQLVLSSSNVNVPEGGTATFTVALSRAPASNVTVNVARASGDADLTVQAGATLTLTPTDWNTPQTVTLAAAADADNADGVATIAVSATGLDSRTVTATEVDKDDLAPDITSTALTRAVVGNPYRYDVDARARPAAQYSLTTSPPGMSIDAATGLITWTPTTAVTVDVAVRVTNGVAPDATQTFSVTVTQDEPPVAKLTHPTQEERVSGASAEFYGDCEDDVGCTHAEFYVDGERRYVDERTDNHFHFGGEHNRWDTTDLAPGGHLVRFVVVDTRGNRAEAEVKVCVGTGDCTLVPPDAGTPDAGTPDAGGGVPDAGEEPPLPLPSGGGCGCGAAPMGALAWGALAVLALVRRRRQLR comes from the coding sequence ATGCGCCAATTGCTGACCTTGCTGCTCTTGCTCGCCGCGCCAGTCTGGGCCGCGGTCCCCTCGGGCTTCGCGGAGACGGTCTACACCTCGAATGACTTGATCCAGGCCACGGGCATGGCGTGGGCGCCGGATGGCTCCGGGCGCTTGTTCGTCACCATCAAGTCAGGGGATGTGCGGGTGGTGTCGATGAGCAACGGCTTGCCTCGGACGACAACGCCGGGCGGCACCACCTTGGTGACGAGTCTGTTCGCCCGGGAGCTCGTGGTCGAGACCAACAGCGAGTGTGGTGTCATCGGCATCGCGGTCGACCCGAACTACACCGTCAATCGCTACGTCTACATCTTCGTCACGGTCTCCGAGACGGAGCAGCAGATTGTCCGCTACACGGACCTCGACGGCGTGGGCACGGCGCGCACGGTGATTGTCTCGGGACTCCCCACGAAGGGACAGAACCACGACGGTGGCGCGCTGGGCTTCGGGCCGGACGGCAAGCTGTACTTCGCCATCGGCGACCTGGGCAACGGCACGGGCGTGGACGCGGACCTCACGTCGCTGGCGGCCAAGGTGAGCCGGGTGAACCGGGATGGCTCGCCGGTGAATGACAACCCGTTCAACGACGGCGTGGGTCCCAACAACGAGCGCATCTGGGCGCGAGGCTTCCGCAACCCGTTCACGCTCACGTTCCAGCCGAGCACCGGCCTCTTGTGGCTCAACGTCGTGGGCACCAACTACGAGCAGACCTTCGTGGTGAAGAGCGCCGCGCACGGGGGCTACAACGACTACGAGAACAACCAGCCAGCGACGAACAACTACATCACTCCCGTCATCAAGTACCGCACCGGCGGCATCGATGAGCGCACCCTCACCGCGAGCGGCGCGGTTCGCTCGGGCGGCGTCACCACCTTCACGACCACGGGCACCCACGGCTTCCGCAAGGGCGAGAAGCTCACCCTCGCCGGTGTCACGGACACGTCCTTCAACGGAGACTTCTACGTCGCCAGCACCCCGAGCGGGACGACCTTCACCGTGGCGCAGGTGGGTCTGGCGGATGCGAGCAGCGGCGGGGGTTCGGCGAAGACGCAGCGGTTGGGGGGCTGCATGAACGGCGGCGTCTTCTATGACGCCACGCTGTTCCCGCCGGAGTACCGCGGCAACTACTTCTTCGGGGACTACGTCGACGCCACCTTCATGCGTGCCACGCTGGCGGCGGACAACACCATGGCGACGGTGGACTCGTGGGGCACCAGCTTCACGTCGTACATCGACGCGGCGGTGGGCCCGGATGGCGCGCTGTACACGATCGGCTTCCAGGGCCGTCTGCGCCGCATCGTCCCCGCCAACCCAGGCCAGCGACTGGTCGTGTCGGGGCTGTATCCCCGCGTCGTCGAAGGCGGCCAGGCCACGTTCACCGTGCGCCTGGCGCAGGCGCCCACGAGCCCCATGGTGGTGGATGTCTACCGCGCTCCGGGCGGAAGCTCGGACCTGCGCATCTCTGGTCGCGCGACCTTCACCTTCACGCCCGACGACTGGAGTGTCCCTCGCGTCGTGACGCTCGAGGCGCTGGAGGATGCGGACGCCGTGCAGGACACGGCCACCTTCACCGTGTCATCGAGCGGCCTCACGTCGGAGTCCGTGCTGGCGACGACCATCGAGGACAACTCCGCGCAGCTCGTGCTCTCGTCGAGCAACGTCAACGTCCCCGAGGGCGGCACCGCGACGTTCACCGTGGCGCTCTCCCGCGCTCCGGCGAGCAACGTCACCGTGAACGTGGCGCGTGCCTCCGGGGACGCGGACCTGACGGTGCAGGCGGGCGCGACGCTGACGTTGACGCCGACCGACTGGAACACCCCGCAGACGGTGACGCTGGCAGCCGCGGCCGATGCCGACAACGCGGATGGGGTCGCCACCATCGCTGTCTCCGCCACGGGATTGGACTCGCGCACGGTGACGGCGACGGAGGTGGACAAGGACGACCTGGCTCCGGACATCACCTCCACCGCGCTCACCCGGGCGGTGGTGGGCAACCCTTATCGCTATGACGTCGACGCGCGAGCCCGTCCCGCGGCCCAGTACTCGCTCACGACCTCACCTCCGGGGATGAGCATCGACGCGGCCACGGGCCTCATCACGTGGACGCCGACCACGGCGGTGACGGTGGACGTCGCGGTGCGCGTGACGAACGGCGTGGCTCCCGATGCCACCCAGACGTTCTCCGTCACGGTGACGCAGGATGAGCCTCCGGTCGCGAAGCTCACGCATCCCACGCAGGAGGAGCGCGTCTCGGGTGCGTCCGCGGAGTTCTATGGGGACTGCGAGGACGACGTGGGCTGCACGCATGCGGAGTTCTACGTGGACGGGGAGCGGCGCTACGTCGACGAGCGCACGGACAACCACTTCCACTTCGGCGGTGAGCACAACCGCTGGGACACGACGGACCTGGCGCCGGGAGGTCACCTGGTGCGCTTCGTCGTGGTGGACACGCGAGGCAACCGCGCGGAGGCCGAGGTGAAGGTGTGCGTGGGCACCGGAGACTGCACGCTGGTGCCGCCCGACGCGGGGACTCCCGACGCGGGGACTCCCGACGCGGGCGGAGGGGTGCCGGATGCGGGAGAGGAGCCGCCGTTGCCCCTCCCCTCGGGCGGTGGCTGCGGGTGCGGCGCGGCTCCCATGGGCGCGCTGGCTTGGGGCGCCTTGGCGGTGCTGGCGCTGGTGCGGCGGCGACGTCAGCTTCGCTGA
- the zwf gene encoding glucose-6-phosphate dehydrogenase, producing the protein MEAQGLHIETHPREGDPLLRAARPDPCTVVLFGATGDLAQRKLFPALFELSRANLLPDHFAVVAFSRSQLDDEAFRRHVKEGLQKFARTQPLDEAAWQRFAPRLEGISGGYDDPASFARLRERLEKVAQREGTQGNQLYYLATPASTFPQILHGLADAGLLSREERPDQKPWRRIVIEKPFGHDLESAKELNRELASVLDEKQIFRIDHYLGKETVQNILVFRFANAIFEPLWNRNHIDHVEITAAESIGVEGRAGFYDETGVIRDMVQNHLLQVLALCAMEPPVSFAAEDIRDEKNKVFRALRPVEGREVSRSVVVGQYEGYLQEKGVKPDSRTPTYVAMKLSVDSWRWEGVPFYLRAGKKLKKRMTEVSIHFKSVPIGLFAGEGATCQRLQPNVLTLRIQPQEGIALSFESKVPGEDVNIAGVTMDFNYAESFQKPVPEAYERLLLDCMRGNATLFARKDSVEQAWAYVTPILQALDSGEGGTVHTYASGTTGPQAASALLARDGRRWTQL; encoded by the coding sequence ATGGAAGCGCAGGGCCTGCACATCGAAACGCATCCTCGAGAGGGAGACCCCCTGCTGCGCGCCGCGCGCCCGGACCCGTGCACCGTGGTGCTCTTCGGCGCGACGGGGGACCTGGCACAGCGCAAGCTGTTCCCCGCCCTCTTCGAGCTGTCACGCGCCAACCTCCTGCCGGACCACTTCGCCGTCGTCGCCTTCAGCCGCTCGCAGCTCGACGACGAGGCCTTCCGCCGCCACGTGAAGGAAGGCCTCCAGAAGTTCGCGCGCACCCAGCCGCTCGACGAGGCCGCCTGGCAGCGCTTCGCGCCGCGCCTGGAAGGCATCTCCGGCGGCTACGACGACCCGGCCTCCTTCGCCCGCCTGCGGGAGCGACTGGAGAAGGTCGCCCAGCGCGAGGGCACCCAGGGCAACCAGCTCTACTACCTGGCCACGCCCGCCTCCACCTTCCCCCAGATCCTCCACGGCCTGGCCGACGCGGGACTCCTCTCCCGCGAGGAGCGCCCGGACCAGAAGCCCTGGCGGCGCATCGTCATCGAGAAGCCCTTCGGGCATGACCTGGAGAGCGCGAAGGAGCTCAACCGCGAGCTCGCCTCGGTCCTCGACGAGAAGCAGATCTTCCGCATCGACCACTACCTGGGCAAGGAGACCGTCCAGAACATCCTGGTCTTCCGCTTCGCCAACGCCATCTTCGAGCCGCTGTGGAACCGCAACCACATCGACCATGTGGAGATCACCGCGGCGGAGTCCATCGGCGTGGAGGGCCGCGCGGGCTTCTACGACGAGACGGGCGTCATCCGGGACATGGTGCAGAACCACCTGCTCCAGGTGCTCGCCCTGTGCGCCATGGAGCCTCCCGTGTCCTTCGCCGCGGAGGACATCCGCGACGAGAAGAACAAGGTGTTCCGCGCCCTGCGCCCCGTCGAGGGCCGCGAGGTGTCCCGCTCCGTCGTCGTGGGCCAGTACGAGGGCTACCTCCAGGAGAAGGGCGTGAAGCCCGACTCGCGCACGCCCACCTATGTCGCCATGAAGCTCAGCGTGGACTCGTGGCGCTGGGAGGGCGTGCCCTTCTATCTGCGCGCGGGCAAGAAGCTGAAGAAGCGCATGACGGAGGTGTCCATCCACTTCAAGTCCGTGCCCATCGGCCTGTTCGCCGGCGAGGGCGCCACGTGTCAGCGCCTCCAGCCCAACGTGCTCACGCTGCGCATCCAGCCGCAGGAGGGCATCGCCCTCTCCTTCGAGTCCAAGGTCCCCGGTGAGGACGTCAACATCGCGGGCGTCACCATGGACTTCAACTACGCGGAGAGCTTCCAGAAGCCCGTGCCCGAAGCGTACGAGCGGCTCCTGCTGGACTGCATGCGCGGCAACGCCACCCTCTTCGCGCGCAAGGACAGCGTGGAGCAGGCGTGGGCCTACGTGACGCCCATCCTGCAAGCGCTGGACTCCGGCGAGGGCGGGACAGTGCACACCTACGCGTCGGGCACCACGGGCCCGCAGGCCGCGTCCGCGCTGCTGGCTCGCGACGGGCGGCGGTGGACGCAGCTATGA
- a CDS encoding HMA2 domain-containing protein has protein sequence MARYIYVVHVLPGRVRLRLPWLREHASLANALAEGLMAVQGMDEVEVRPFTGSVLCRHDPEMLEAKDVVREVRELTGVDLVIRPGEEPPEEATLFAALETGSDVARATSRFVKGLDVDVLRATHGRVGLGVLMSMGFAAAGVAKVVTTRQLPMPDWFNLAWWAFATFTGVERAAINNTESPVRGPPPRASTPEEREDPDSEDLPS, from the coding sequence ATGGCTCGCTACATCTACGTGGTTCATGTCCTGCCCGGGCGCGTGCGCCTGCGGCTGCCCTGGCTGCGCGAGCATGCCTCGCTCGCCAACGCGCTCGCGGAGGGACTGATGGCCGTGCAGGGCATGGACGAGGTGGAGGTGCGCCCCTTCACCGGAAGCGTCCTGTGCCGTCACGACCCGGAGATGCTCGAAGCGAAGGACGTGGTGCGAGAGGTGCGTGAGCTCACCGGCGTGGACCTCGTCATCCGCCCAGGCGAGGAGCCTCCCGAAGAGGCGACCTTGTTCGCCGCCTTGGAGACAGGCAGCGACGTGGCCCGAGCCACCAGCCGCTTCGTGAAGGGGCTCGACGTCGACGTGCTCCGAGCCACTCACGGACGCGTGGGCCTGGGCGTGCTCATGTCGATGGGGTTCGCGGCGGCGGGCGTCGCCAAGGTCGTCACCACCCGTCAGCTCCCCATGCCGGACTGGTTCAACCTGGCCTGGTGGGCCTTCGCCACCTTCACCGGCGTGGAGCGCGCGGCCATCAACAACACGGAGTCCCCGGTGCGAGGACCCCCTCCTCGCGCCAGCACGCCCGAGGAGCGAGAGGACCCCGACTCCGAGGACCTCCCCTCCTGA
- a CDS encoding lysophospholipid acyltransferase family protein has protein sequence MKYLVTVWFWLVFLLTAPLLFALGALLLLVTFPVDRDRRMLHWLVCHWCHGLWLHLSPGWRTRFEGRELLPKGPCVIVVNHQSAMDILAVMGLYHPYKFVAKASLFSLPLVGWMMTLLAYVPIVRGSTTALHQLLDPCRRWLRRGMPILIFPEGTYALPGQRLPFKRGAFQLAVEEHVPVVPIVVEGTTDLLLGDGPWMNPRASMRVRVLPPLPPESLGQDSVVLAERVRALYEQTLSAHG, from the coding sequence ATGAAGTACCTCGTCACCGTCTGGTTCTGGCTCGTCTTCCTGCTCACCGCGCCCCTGCTGTTCGCGCTGGGGGCGCTGCTGTTGCTCGTCACCTTCCCGGTCGACCGGGACCGCCGGATGCTCCACTGGCTGGTGTGTCACTGGTGCCATGGGCTGTGGCTGCACCTGTCGCCCGGTTGGCGCACGCGGTTCGAGGGCCGGGAGCTGCTCCCGAAGGGGCCCTGCGTCATCGTGGTCAACCATCAGTCCGCCATGGATATCCTCGCGGTGATGGGGCTGTACCACCCGTACAAGTTCGTCGCGAAGGCGTCGCTGTTCTCCCTGCCGCTCGTGGGCTGGATGATGACGCTCCTGGCCTACGTGCCCATCGTCCGAGGCTCCACCACGGCCCTGCACCAGCTGCTGGACCCCTGCAGGCGATGGCTCCGCCGAGGCATGCCCATCCTCATCTTCCCCGAGGGCACCTATGCCCTTCCCGGGCAGCGGCTTCCCTTCAAGCGCGGCGCCTTCCAGCTCGCGGTGGAGGAGCACGTCCCGGTGGTGCCCATCGTCGTGGAGGGAACGACGGACCTGTTGTTGGGAGACGGCCCCTGGATGAATCCCAGGGCCTCCATGCGCGTGCGGGTGTTGCCGCCGCTGCCTCCGGAGTCGCTGGGGCAGGACTCGGTGGTGCTCGCGGAGCGCGTGCGCGCGCTGTACGAACAGACCTTGTCCGCCCACGGTTGA
- the pgl gene encoding 6-phosphogluconolactonase, with product MSAQPPQVVPTEGLAHQAAEWMAKSLQAALATKPRASLALSGGGTPGPAYRELSRLTLPWERVDLYFVDERFVPPDHPDSNYHMVEETLVGPLRLSPSQVFRMEGEREDRDAAARDYESRLPATLDVVLLGMGEDGHTASLFPGHPALEEKGRRVLSLVGPKPPPWRMTLTMPVLLSASAVLMLVAGGGKRDVAKRALAGDLALPAARVSNAQWMMDTAAAGR from the coding sequence ATGAGCGCGCAGCCTCCCCAGGTCGTCCCGACCGAGGGCCTTGCCCATCAGGCCGCGGAGTGGATGGCGAAGTCGCTGCAGGCGGCGCTCGCGACGAAGCCTCGCGCGAGCCTCGCGTTGTCGGGAGGCGGCACGCCGGGGCCCGCGTACCGGGAGCTCTCGCGGCTGACGCTCCCGTGGGAGCGCGTGGACCTCTACTTCGTGGATGAGCGCTTCGTGCCGCCGGACCACCCGGACAGCAACTACCACATGGTGGAGGAGACGCTCGTGGGGCCGCTGCGGCTGTCCCCGTCGCAGGTGTTCCGCATGGAGGGCGAGCGCGAGGACCGCGACGCCGCCGCGCGCGACTACGAGTCACGACTGCCCGCGACGTTGGACGTGGTGCTGCTCGGCATGGGCGAGGACGGCCACACGGCCAGCCTCTTCCCCGGGCACCCGGCGCTGGAGGAGAAGGGCCGGCGGGTCTTGTCCCTGGTGGGCCCCAAGCCCCCGCCGTGGCGGATGACGCTCACGATGCCGGTGCTGCTGTCGGCAAGTGCGGTGCTGATGCTGGTGGCGGGCGGGGGGAAGCGGGACGTGGCGAAGCGCGCGCTGGCGGGCGACCTGGCGCTCCCGGCGGCTCGCGTCTCGAATGCGCAGTGGATGATGGACACCGCCGCCGCGGGACGGTGA
- a CDS encoding PAN domain-containing protein — translation MRRLRGILLSCGGALWLAACGSGGTSQEPDGALGAQALPIIAEQPGGIAEAVWRWYDDPDIAKSSYASPVWFDLGGGSIRCSAAMIGPNFMLTAAHCGAPTQLTLSFLTYAEDSNTAKRFEDFNCKMLYNTWHSSDLALYFCPPNASGVSPGDKYGYLDFETGALSVGQQVYSIWGNPLQTPAPSLYDVRFLSKGTITSTTSSGTFTTDPAFVQVNPSTGLPDYTTSHERSIGISTNLWSNYGASGSAQLSATSHRIAVGPLSTATPDGHGRNALSIAQYLLDGTVDGRDPIRLNTSYVASLGVTPSSYTGLMDKDGDKLIDLQEDVERLRGESARDWYVLDFDSERRNALWTLNTAAFVSVSFNTTDRTAQLIRTQASVAEQPMLSHSRLNLTPGKYRLSLQLDTVTSDSSLPVWLGMAWVNPVTGLGEIQGRWLSSPPGSGWGMHAVEVTLPTTQGAQVMVMGASSRFNVRLAAINVVKSGAAMNLDTADLRFHWRNDVTGGRGRVVPRGVNSATRTDWALRVKFDATNPTGWPIRNRQFALVGAGRYRLCFDHKQETSASSGVMRVVSTGEERVRQDIAAGSAWSRTCTPSFRAKTDDNNVQFGVTSGAGSYLVDNIAIVEEPRFISEPGVDRPGQDIRSLDLLVADPVLCEDACANESGCVAYTYVAPGHQGVNARCWLKSALPATSYSTSWCHTGYRLP, via the coding sequence ATGAGAAGACTGCGTGGGATTCTGCTGTCCTGTGGGGGCGCGCTGTGGTTGGCCGCGTGTGGAAGCGGTGGTACGTCGCAGGAGCCCGACGGTGCGCTGGGAGCGCAGGCGCTGCCGATCATCGCTGAGCAGCCCGGCGGCATCGCCGAGGCGGTCTGGCGCTGGTACGACGACCCGGACATCGCGAAGTCCAGCTACGCGAGCCCCGTCTGGTTCGACTTGGGGGGAGGCTCCATCCGCTGCTCCGCGGCGATGATCGGCCCCAACTTCATGCTGACCGCGGCCCACTGCGGCGCGCCGACCCAGCTGACGCTGAGCTTCCTGACGTACGCGGAGGACAGCAACACGGCCAAGCGCTTCGAGGACTTCAACTGCAAGATGCTCTACAACACCTGGCACAGCTCCGACCTGGCGCTGTACTTCTGTCCCCCGAATGCCTCGGGCGTCAGTCCAGGTGACAAGTACGGCTACCTCGACTTCGAGACCGGCGCGCTGAGCGTGGGGCAGCAGGTCTACAGCATCTGGGGAAACCCGCTGCAGACGCCGGCCCCCTCGCTCTATGACGTCCGCTTCCTGTCGAAGGGCACCATCACCTCGACGACGAGCTCGGGGACCTTCACGACGGACCCGGCGTTCGTCCAGGTCAATCCCTCGACGGGGCTGCCGGACTACACCACCAGCCACGAGCGCTCCATCGGCATCAGCACGAACCTGTGGAGCAACTACGGCGCCAGCGGCTCCGCGCAGCTCAGCGCGACCTCGCACAGAATCGCGGTGGGCCCGCTGTCCACCGCCACGCCCGATGGTCATGGTCGCAACGCGCTGTCCATCGCACAGTACCTGCTGGATGGCACCGTGGATGGCCGCGACCCGATACGGCTCAACACCTCGTACGTCGCCTCGCTGGGCGTGACGCCGTCGAGCTACACCGGCCTCATGGACAAGGACGGGGACAAGCTCATCGACCTCCAGGAGGACGTGGAGCGCCTGCGGGGAGAGAGTGCCCGCGATTGGTATGTGCTCGACTTCGACAGTGAGCGGCGCAACGCGCTGTGGACGCTGAACACGGCGGCCTTCGTCTCGGTGTCCTTCAACACCACGGACCGCACCGCCCAGCTCATCAGGACCCAGGCCTCCGTCGCCGAGCAGCCGATGCTGTCCCACTCGCGCCTGAACCTCACGCCTGGCAAGTACAGGCTCTCACTCCAGTTGGACACGGTGACCTCCGACTCCTCGCTGCCCGTGTGGTTGGGGATGGCGTGGGTCAACCCCGTCACGGGGCTGGGCGAGATTCAGGGCCGGTGGCTCTCGAGCCCTCCGGGCTCGGGGTGGGGGATGCACGCGGTGGAGGTGACGCTGCCGACGACTCAGGGCGCGCAGGTGATGGTGATGGGCGCGAGCAGCCGGTTCAACGTCCGGCTGGCCGCCATCAACGTCGTGAAGTCCGGCGCGGCGATGAACCTGGACACCGCGGACCTGCGCTTCCATTGGCGCAACGATGTCACCGGGGGACGGGGACGTGTCGTCCCGCGCGGCGTCAACTCCGCGACGCGGACGGACTGGGCGCTGCGGGTGAAGTTCGATGCGACGAACCCGACGGGCTGGCCCATCCGGAATCGGCAGTTCGCGCTGGTGGGCGCTGGCCGCTATCGCCTCTGCTTCGACCACAAGCAGGAGACGTCGGCCTCGAGTGGGGTCATGCGCGTGGTGTCCACGGGTGAGGAGCGCGTGCGGCAGGACATCGCCGCGGGCAGCGCGTGGAGTCGGACGTGTACGCCCAGCTTCCGGGCGAAGACCGACGACAACAACGTCCAGTTCGGCGTCACCTCGGGAGCGGGCTCCTACCTGGTGGACAACATCGCCATCGTCGAGGAGCCGCGCTTCATCAGCGAGCCGGGCGTCGACCGGCCGGGCCAGGACATCCGAAGCCTCGACCTCCTCGTGGCGGACCCCGTGCTCTGTGAGGACGCCTGCGCGAACGAGAGCGGCTGCGTCGCCTATACCTACGTGGCGCCGGGCCACCAGGGCGTGAATGCGCGGTGCTGGCTCAAGAGCGCGCTGCCCGCGACGTCCTACTCGACCAGCTGGTGTCACACGGGCTATCGCCTGCCCTAG
- the gndA gene encoding NADP-dependent phosphogluconate dehydrogenase: MSAAASAQAGAQFGVAGLGVMGAALALNISDHGFKVVGWDRDAKHVDEMNRKHGRPELQALASLESFVASLERPRRILLMVTAGAAVDQMLERLFPLLSPGDVVMDAGNSWFQDTRRREELCKSKGFRFLGVGVSGGEEGARHGPSIMPGGPTEAYALVRPVLEAIAARTDEGLCVTHVGPDGAGHFVKMVHNGIEYADMQLLAETYDVLRRGLGLSADALADLFSKWNEGIAESFLLETTIKVLRKKDAQTGKPLVDLVLDKAGQKGTGKWTVQVALDLGVPVPSIAASLDARVLSSMKDERVAASRKLQGPSETLSAEEKAQLAQWAHDALYAARVVTYAQGMRLIQAASQEYKWNISLAEMARIWRGGCIIRAKLLTPLREAFTQQPDLPNLLVSDAFAPVLEKMAPAWRKLVGTATKVGIPVPVFSASLAYLDSYRSAELPQNLTQAQRDAFGAHTYQRRDKPEAGFVHTDWNS; the protein is encoded by the coding sequence ATGAGTGCGGCAGCGAGCGCCCAGGCGGGCGCGCAGTTCGGCGTGGCGGGACTGGGAGTCATGGGCGCGGCCCTGGCCCTCAACATCTCGGACCACGGCTTCAAGGTGGTGGGGTGGGACCGGGACGCGAAGCACGTCGACGAGATGAACCGGAAGCACGGGCGCCCGGAGCTGCAGGCGCTCGCGTCGCTGGAGTCCTTCGTCGCGAGCCTGGAGCGGCCTCGGCGCATCCTGCTGATGGTGACGGCGGGCGCGGCGGTGGACCAGATGCTGGAGCGGCTGTTCCCGCTGCTCTCGCCCGGGGACGTCGTCATGGACGCGGGCAACTCCTGGTTCCAGGACACGCGCCGGCGCGAGGAGCTGTGCAAGTCGAAGGGCTTCCGCTTCCTGGGCGTGGGCGTGTCCGGCGGCGAGGAGGGCGCGCGCCACGGCCCGTCCATCATGCCGGGTGGACCGACGGAGGCGTACGCGCTGGTGCGGCCGGTGCTGGAGGCCATCGCCGCGCGCACGGATGAGGGCCTGTGTGTCACCCACGTGGGGCCGGATGGCGCGGGCCACTTCGTGAAGATGGTGCACAACGGCATCGAGTACGCGGACATGCAGCTGCTCGCGGAGACGTACGACGTGCTGCGCCGAGGACTCGGGTTGTCCGCGGACGCACTGGCGGACCTCTTCTCGAAGTGGAACGAGGGCATCGCCGAGTCCTTCCTGCTGGAGACCACCATCAAGGTGCTGCGCAAGAAGGACGCACAGACGGGAAAGCCCCTGGTGGACCTGGTGCTGGACAAGGCCGGGCAGAAGGGCACGGGGAAGTGGACGGTGCAGGTGGCGCTCGACCTGGGCGTCCCGGTGCCGTCCATCGCGGCCTCGCTGGACGCGCGCGTCCTGTCCTCGATGAAGGACGAGCGCGTGGCGGCCAGCCGCAAGCTCCAGGGTCCCTCGGAGACGCTGAGCGCCGAGGAGAAGGCGCAGCTCGCGCAGTGGGCGCATGACGCGCTCTATGCGGCGCGCGTGGTGACGTACGCGCAGGGCATGCGGCTCATCCAGGCGGCGTCGCAGGAGTACAAGTGGAACATCTCCCTGGCGGAGATGGCGCGCATCTGGCGAGGCGGCTGCATCATCCGCGCGAAGCTGCTCACGCCGCTGCGCGAGGCCTTCACGCAGCAGCCGGACCTGCCGAATCTGCTGGTGTCGGACGCCTTCGCGCCGGTGCTCGAGAAGATGGCCCCCGCGTGGCGCAAGCTGGTGGGGACGGCGACGAAGGTGGGCATCCCCGTGCCCGTGTTCAGCGCGTCGCTCGCGTACCTGGACAGCTACCGCAGCGCGGAGCTGCCGCAGAACCTGACCCAGGCACAGCGGGATGCCTTCGGCGCGCACACGTACCAGCGCCGGGACAAGCCCGAGGCGGGCTTCGTGCACACGGACTGGAACAGCTAG